One genomic segment of Flagellimonas marinaquae includes these proteins:
- the hisD gene encoding histidinol dehydrogenase encodes MKKYINPDKDTWPKLLQRPTQTVSDIEETVNDIFKAVQTGGDGVIKKYTAQFDKVELDSVLVTASEIETANNNVSDALKQAINLAKSNIEKFHAAQKTDKVEVETMPGVECWQEKRPIQKVGLYIPGGTAPLFSTILMLAIPAKLAGCKEIVLCSPPDKNGKINPAILYAAQLCGVTQIFMVGGIQAIAGMTFGTESVPKVYKIFGPGNQYVTVAKQLATKYGVAIDMPAGPSELLVVADDSANAAFVASDLLSQAEHGVDSQVILVSTSEKMIEAVEKEVEIQLEQLPRVDIARKSIGNSRLILVKDHKEAIELINEYGPEHFIVCVENEEFYLDNIQNAGSVFIGNYTPESAGDYASGTNHTLPTNGYAKQYSGVNLDSFMKSMTFQKISEKGIQGIGTAIELMAEAEGLQAHKNAVTLRLNSLKQ; translated from the coding sequence ATGAAAAAGTATATAAATCCAGATAAAGACACTTGGCCAAAACTACTTCAAAGGCCAACACAGACTGTTTCCGACATAGAGGAAACGGTGAACGATATTTTTAAGGCTGTACAGACCGGTGGTGATGGGGTCATCAAAAAGTACACTGCGCAATTCGATAAGGTAGAATTGGACTCTGTTTTAGTGACTGCTTCAGAAATTGAAACTGCCAACAACAACGTTTCAGATGCTTTAAAGCAAGCTATCAATTTGGCCAAATCCAATATTGAAAAGTTCCACGCAGCCCAAAAAACTGATAAAGTTGAAGTCGAGACCATGCCTGGTGTGGAATGTTGGCAGGAAAAACGTCCTATTCAAAAAGTGGGGTTGTACATTCCAGGGGGAACAGCACCTCTATTTTCAACCATTTTGATGCTGGCCATTCCAGCGAAGCTTGCTGGCTGCAAAGAAATAGTACTATGTAGCCCGCCAGATAAAAATGGTAAAATCAATCCTGCCATTTTATATGCCGCCCAACTTTGTGGCGTAACACAAATTTTTATGGTTGGAGGTATTCAGGCCATTGCAGGGATGACCTTTGGCACGGAGAGTGTTCCGAAAGTGTACAAAATATTTGGTCCAGGTAACCAATATGTAACCGTTGCAAAGCAATTGGCCACCAAGTATGGTGTGGCAATCGACATGCCTGCGGGTCCAAGTGAGTTGTTGGTGGTTGCTGATGATTCTGCCAATGCTGCATTTGTTGCTTCGGATTTATTGAGTCAGGCTGAACACGGAGTAGACAGTCAGGTAATTTTGGTTTCTACTTCTGAGAAAATGATTGAAGCTGTTGAAAAGGAAGTTGAAATTCAGCTTGAACAACTACCAAGGGTCGATATTGCTCGAAAATCTATCGGCAACAGTAGATTGATTTTGGTCAAAGACCATAAAGAAGCCATAGAGCTCATCAACGAATATGGTCCGGAGCACTTTATTGTTTGTGTGGAAAACGAGGAATTTTATTTGGATAATATCCAGAATGCTGGTTCGGTTTTCATAGGAAATTACACCCCAGAAAGTGCGGGTGATTATGCTTCCGGCACCAACCACACCTTGCCGACCAATGGTTATGCCAAACAATACAGCGGTGTAAACCTGGATAGTTTTATGAAGAGCATGACCTTTCAGAAGATTTCAGAAAAGGGAATTCAAGGAATCGGGACTGCCATAGAATTAATGGCCGAAGCAGAAGGATTACAAGCACACAAAAACGCAGTAACCCTTAGATTAAATAGTTTGAAACAATGA
- a CDS encoding GNAT family N-acetyltransferase, with the protein MIGEFNIKWIPEENLSSILPLAFVLNNKKVCMDILQQRLAAMIPMGYKCIGVYDQERLVGICGVWELNKLYAGKHLEPDNVIIDPEYQGKKIGDLMMSFLTDYAKSIGCETMELNCYANNNRGKQFWENQGYEALGFHMIKRLKP; encoded by the coding sequence ATGATAGGTGAGTTCAACATAAAATGGATTCCCGAAGAGAATCTGTCCTCAATTTTACCTTTGGCATTTGTGCTGAACAATAAAAAGGTTTGCATGGATATCTTACAGCAACGATTGGCCGCTATGATTCCCATGGGATATAAATGTATCGGGGTTTATGATCAAGAAAGATTAGTGGGAATATGTGGGGTATGGGAACTGAACAAACTCTATGCAGGAAAGCATTTGGAACCGGATAATGTGATTATTGATCCCGAATATCAAGGAAAGAAAATCGGCGACTTAATGATGTCCTTTTTAACGGATTATGCAAAATCCATAGGTTGCGAAACCATGGAACTTAACTGTTATGCCAATAATAACAGAGGTAAACAATTCTGGGAAAACCAAGGTTACGAAGCCTTGGGCTTTCACATGATCAAAAGACTAAAACCATGA
- the hisG gene encoding ATP phosphoribosyltransferase has translation MTKIRIAVQKSGRLNEDSLKILKDCGISIDNGKDQLKATSRNFPLEVFYLRNGDIPQYLRDGVVDIAIIGENVLIEKGKDISIAERLGFSKCRVSLAVPKSESYNSIKDFEGKKIATSYPNTVKEYLAARGVNAELHIINGSVEIAPNIGLAYGICDIVSSGSTLFKNNLKEVEVMLKSEAVLAVSPTISEERKELLKKIQFRIKSVLQARQNKYVLMNAPNEKLDEIISILPGMRSPTVLPLAEEGWSSVHTVINRETFWEVIDELKQAGAEGILVCPIEKMVL, from the coding sequence ATGACAAAAATTAGAATTGCTGTTCAAAAGAGTGGGCGTTTAAACGAAGATTCGCTCAAAATTTTAAAAGATTGCGGTATTTCCATAGACAACGGGAAAGATCAATTAAAAGCTACTTCCCGCAATTTTCCCTTGGAAGTATTTTATCTAAGAAATGGGGATATTCCACAGTACCTGCGAGATGGGGTAGTGGACATAGCCATTATCGGAGAGAACGTCCTTATAGAAAAAGGGAAGGACATTTCCATAGCCGAACGTTTGGGTTTTTCCAAATGTCGGGTTTCCCTGGCAGTTCCAAAAAGCGAGAGTTACAATTCCATTAAGGATTTCGAAGGGAAGAAAATCGCAACTTCCTACCCAAACACGGTCAAGGAGTATCTGGCCGCCAGAGGGGTAAACGCAGAACTTCATATTATAAATGGTTCCGTGGAAATTGCTCCCAATATCGGTTTGGCTTATGGAATCTGTGATATTGTTTCGAGCGGTAGTACGTTGTTCAAAAACAACTTAAAGGAAGTCGAGGTAATGCTAAAAAGTGAAGCAGTGCTCGCTGTTTCGCCTACCATTTCCGAAGAGCGCAAAGAACTCTTAAAAAAAATACAGTTCAGGATCAAATCGGTTTTGCAGGCACGCCAGAACAAATATGTGCTCATGAATGCACCAAACGAGAAACTGGACGAGATTATTTCCATTCTCCCCGGAATGCGGAGCCCCACGGTATTGCCCTTGGCTGAAGAAGGATGGAGCTCTGTGCACACGGTAATAAATCGAGAGACTTTTTGGGAAGTAATCGATGAACTGAAACAAGCGGGAGCAGAAGGTATCTTGGTTTGTCCAATCGAAAAAATGGTCCTTTAA